A single genomic interval of Peribacillus sp. FSL H8-0477 harbors:
- the hisG gene encoding ATP phosphoribosyltransferase, which produces MNSFLTIAMPKGRIFEEAAELLRKAGFQLPPEFDDSRKLILEVEEENLRFILAKPMDVVTYVEHGVADIGIAGKDVMLEEERDVYELLDLKISACYLAVAGLPGTKISDISPKVASKYPNVASSYFRQQGEQVEIIKLNGSIELAPLIGLAERIVDIVSTGQTLKENGLVEYAKITDVTSRLVANPVSYRIKEQRITEIVDRLAEII; this is translated from the coding sequence ATGAACAGCTTCTTAACGATAGCGATGCCTAAAGGGCGGATTTTTGAAGAAGCAGCCGAACTGCTTCGTAAAGCTGGTTTTCAGCTTCCCCCTGAATTTGATGATTCACGTAAATTGATCTTAGAAGTAGAGGAAGAAAATCTTCGTTTTATCTTAGCTAAACCAATGGATGTTGTAACCTATGTTGAACATGGGGTAGCTGATATTGGGATTGCGGGAAAAGACGTTATGCTTGAAGAAGAACGAGATGTATACGAGCTCCTCGATTTGAAAATTAGTGCTTGTTATCTTGCAGTTGCTGGATTGCCAGGAACGAAAATCAGTGATATATCTCCTAAGGTTGCGAGTAAATATCCGAATGTAGCATCGAGTTATTTTCGGCAGCAAGGTGAACAGGTAGAAATAATCAAGCTAAATGGCTCCATTGAGCTGGCTCCCTTAATCGGTCTTGCCGAACGAATCGTTGATATTGTTTCAACTGGGCAGACCTTGAAAGAGAATGGTTTAGTAGAGTATGCCAAAATAACGGATGTCACCTCAAGACTTGTGGCCAATCCGGTCAGCTACCGTATTAAGGAACAACGAATTACTGAGATTGTCGACAGGCTGGCTGAAATTATATAG
- a CDS encoding ATP phosphoribosyltransferase regulatory subunit — MSKLFMFEKPLGMRDTLPRLYETKAAARDKISTEIKKWGYQFIETPALEYYETVGEASAILDQQLFKLLDQQGHTLVLRPDMTAPIARAAASKMLKEQVPLRLAYSANVYRAQQREGGRPAEFEQIGIECIGNDSISADAEMITLMADVLLASGLKDFKISIGHIGFLQELFLSILGNEERASVLRKFLYEKNYVGYREHVKSLPLSSIDKQRLIAFISLRGGEDTISRALELLENSVGQETLSELKELAQQLKAYGVEEYVSFDLTLVSHMSYYTGTLFEVYAGQVGSPIGNGGRYDNLLAKFGWNAPATGFAIRMDRLVEAVGAVDDNNETQCILFSSERRNDAISAARALRAQGKSVALQDINSVTNVDAYTSSFAEVQFFVGNGGSKK; from the coding sequence GTGAGTAAATTATTTATGTTTGAAAAACCTCTTGGTATGCGAGATACGCTTCCACGTTTATATGAAACGAAGGCGGCTGCCAGAGACAAAATAAGTACGGAGATAAAAAAATGGGGGTATCAATTTATTGAAACACCTGCATTAGAATATTATGAAACAGTTGGAGAGGCTTCGGCGATTCTTGATCAACAGCTGTTTAAACTCCTTGATCAGCAGGGTCATACACTTGTGCTGCGCCCAGATATGACAGCCCCCATTGCTCGTGCTGCGGCCTCTAAGATGCTAAAGGAACAGGTGCCGCTTAGACTGGCTTATTCGGCTAACGTGTACCGTGCTCAGCAGAGAGAGGGAGGACGTCCAGCTGAATTTGAGCAAATTGGCATTGAATGTATTGGGAACGATTCAATCAGTGCTGATGCTGAAATGATTACCTTAATGGCGGATGTCTTGCTGGCATCAGGTCTTAAGGACTTTAAAATTTCTATTGGTCATATTGGGTTCCTACAGGAGCTTTTTCTCAGTATTCTTGGAAATGAAGAACGAGCATCGGTACTGCGTAAGTTCCTCTATGAAAAGAATTATGTAGGGTACCGGGAGCATGTTAAATCACTTCCGCTATCTTCTATAGATAAGCAGCGTTTAATTGCCTTTATTTCTTTAAGAGGCGGCGAAGATACTATTTCACGGGCGCTTGAATTACTTGAAAATAGTGTAGGTCAAGAAACACTGTCAGAATTAAAAGAATTAGCACAGCAATTAAAGGCGTATGGCGTGGAAGAATACGTTAGCTTCGACCTTACGCTTGTTAGTCATATGAGTTATTACACAGGTACACTCTTTGAGGTTTATGCAGGGCAGGTTGGTTCTCCAATAGGTAACGGGGGAAGGTATGATAATCTGTTAGCTAAATTCGGCTGGAATGCTCCGGCTACTGGTTTCGCAATTCGAATGGATCGTCTTGTGGAAGCGGTTGGGGCTGTAGATGATAATAATGAAACACAATGCATTTTATTCAGCTCAGAGCGTCGGAATGACGCAATTTCAGCCGCAAGAGCTTTACGTGCCCAAGGGAAGAGTGTGGCCTTACAGGACATCAATTCTGTAACGAATGTCGATGCGTACACGTCTTCATTTGCAGAAGTTCAGTTTTTTGTCGGAAATGGAGGCAGTAAAAAATGA
- a CDS encoding acyltransferase has translation MRRTERYPVEGANSLQQVYKTVPFVKVAKNFIVIQLARYTPFLGMKNWLYRTFLRMKVGEQTSFALMVMLDVMFPEKITIGRNTVIGYNTTILAHEYLIKEYRLGEVIIGDEVLIGANTTILPGVTIGNGAIISAATLVHKDVAEGSFVGGNPMQVIYTKEEMTTRNSNPIT, from the coding sequence ATGAGACGAACCGAAAGATATCCAGTAGAAGGTGCGAATTCATTACAACAAGTGTATAAAACCGTCCCTTTCGTAAAAGTTGCGAAAAATTTTATCGTGATTCAGCTGGCACGTTACACCCCGTTTCTGGGAATGAAAAACTGGCTGTATCGAACCTTTTTGCGGATGAAGGTTGGCGAACAGACATCCTTTGCCCTGATGGTCATGCTGGATGTCATGTTTCCCGAAAAAATTACTATTGGCCGAAATACGGTTATTGGATACAATACGACCATCTTAGCTCATGAATATTTAATAAAGGAATATCGTTTGGGAGAGGTTATTATTGGCGACGAAGTATTAATAGGTGCTAATACGACCATTCTTCCGGGTGTAACTATAGGAAACGGTGCCATCATCTCTGCGGCAACTCTTGTACATAAAGATGTTGCAGAGGGGTCCTTCGTTGGCGGGAACCCAATGCAGGTTATTTATACAAAGGAAGAAATGACTACGCGGAATTCGAACCCAATCACATGA
- the ppaX gene encoding pyrophosphatase PpaX, giving the protein MNRKMTTLLFDFDGTLVDTNELILSSFTQTLDFFFPGVYQREEIITFNGPPLYETFTKIDPERADEMVSHYRTHNWENHDLLVKEFTGVFETIKTLSESGYKLAIVTTKKRDIVKKGLALTKLDQFFDVVVTLDDVEKAKPDPEPVFTALKLLGSTPEESIMVGDNYHDILSGQRAETKTAGVAWSAKGADYLNQFNPDYMLETMADLFTILEDNHL; this is encoded by the coding sequence ATGAACCGTAAGATGACAACCCTGCTATTCGATTTTGATGGAACATTAGTTGATACGAATGAATTAATTCTCTCCTCATTTACACAAACACTTGATTTTTTCTTTCCAGGTGTCTATCAACGTGAAGAAATCATCACATTTAACGGGCCTCCGCTATATGAGACCTTTACTAAAATTGACCCAGAACGTGCTGACGAAATGGTCAGTCATTATCGCACCCATAATTGGGAAAATCACGATCTGCTCGTGAAGGAATTTACAGGTGTATTTGAGACGATTAAAACCTTGAGTGAATCCGGTTATAAACTTGCTATCGTGACGACGAAGAAACGAGATATTGTGAAAAAGGGCCTAGCACTGACTAAATTGGATCAATTCTTTGATGTCGTTGTTACTCTTGACGATGTGGAAAAGGCGAAACCGGATCCAGAACCCGTATTCACCGCATTAAAGCTCTTGGGCTCAACTCCTGAAGAATCTATTATGGTGGGGGATAACTATCATGATATTCTGTCTGGACAAAGAGCAGAAACAAAAACTGCAGGTGTTGCGTGGAGTGCAAAAGGTGCTGACTATCTCAACCAATTTAACCCGGATTATATGCTTGAAACGATGGCAGACTTATTCACCATTTTAGAGGACAACCATTTATGA
- a CDS encoding nucleoside recognition domain-containing protein — MIGASVKSGLIVGLKTTWTLSKVIFPVTLIVSVLQYTPVLQWIIAGIAPIMNLLGLPGDAAIPLVLGNFLNLYAGIGAILTLDLTVKEVFILATMLSFSHNLLIESGVAMKVGVKLWVILTVRIGLALVSAVVINLVWHGGAETAKYGFISKQVEISGIGPILLNGLERAASGVFQLALIVIPLMVVIQIMKDLKWLDYFSKIIAPFARLLGMKPNASMTLVAGLTIGLAYGAGVMIQAAKEDGVSKKDMTLAFIFLVSCHAVVEDTLIFIPLGIPVLPLFLIRASVAIILTMIIGFIWNRNINEKRKEPAYEP; from the coding sequence TTGATTGGAGCTTCAGTAAAAAGCGGGCTAATCGTGGGATTAAAAACAACTTGGACGCTTAGTAAAGTTATTTTTCCAGTTACATTAATCGTTTCTGTTCTTCAATATACACCTGTTTTACAGTGGATTATAGCGGGAATTGCTCCTATCATGAATTTGCTTGGTTTGCCTGGGGATGCTGCAATTCCTCTAGTTCTAGGGAATTTTCTTAATTTATATGCAGGTATTGGCGCAATCTTAACACTTGATCTGACGGTTAAAGAAGTATTCATCTTAGCGACAATGCTGTCCTTTTCACATAATTTATTAATTGAATCGGGAGTTGCGATGAAGGTCGGTGTCAAACTATGGGTCATCCTTACAGTAAGGATTGGTTTGGCGTTAGTATCGGCTGTCGTAATCAATTTAGTCTGGCACGGCGGAGCGGAAACGGCGAAATACGGCTTTATCAGCAAACAAGTTGAAATATCCGGCATTGGACCGATTTTATTAAATGGTTTAGAACGGGCAGCTTCGGGTGTCTTTCAGCTTGCTTTAATCGTGATTCCGCTGATGGTCGTCATTCAAATAATGAAAGATTTGAAATGGCTGGATTACTTTTCTAAAATCATCGCTCCATTTGCTAGATTGCTTGGTATGAAACCGAATGCTTCGATGACGCTTGTAGCCGGGCTGACCATAGGTCTTGCTTATGGAGCCGGCGTCATGATTCAAGCTGCCAAAGAGGATGGTGTTAGTAAGAAGGACATGACTCTCGCTTTTATCTTTTTGGTATCCTGCCATGCGGTAGTCGAAGATACTTTAATTTTTATTCCTCTTGGAATACCTGTGCTGCCATTATTTCTAATTCGAGCGAGTGTAGCTATCATACTTACAATGATAATCGGCTTCATTTGGAATCGAAACATTAATGAAAAGAGGAAGGAACCCGCATATGAACCGTAA
- the lgt gene encoding prolipoprotein diacylglyceryl transferase, producing MEQEIQPLNSIAVDLGPITVHWYGLIIGLGVLLGLYIAVREAERRGLDKETFIDVILFAVPAAIICARIYYVLFQWDYYSQNPGQIIKIWEGGIAIHGAIIGSVLTGYIFSKVKKISFWKLVDIAAPGLLIGQAIGRWGNFMNQEAYGEEVSRSFLESTLHLPDFIVNQMYINGVYHHPTFLYESLWNLAGVVVLILIRRTSLRTGEIFLSYLIWYSIGRYFIEGMRTDSLMLTESLRIAQVISIASIAAAIVIWIYRRKTGQSAKKYLES from the coding sequence ATGGAACAGGAAATACAGCCGCTTAATTCCATTGCAGTCGACTTAGGACCAATAACAGTCCATTGGTATGGACTGATTATTGGGTTGGGCGTCTTGCTGGGTCTATACATAGCGGTGCGTGAAGCGGAACGAAGAGGGTTGGATAAGGAAACATTCATAGACGTTATTTTATTTGCTGTTCCGGCAGCTATTATTTGTGCAAGGATTTATTATGTGCTTTTTCAGTGGGATTATTATTCTCAAAACCCGGGACAAATCATTAAGATTTGGGAAGGCGGGATAGCCATCCATGGTGCCATCATTGGTTCTGTTTTAACGGGGTATATTTTTTCTAAAGTTAAAAAAATATCATTCTGGAAGCTTGTTGATATAGCTGCACCTGGTTTATTAATCGGTCAGGCCATTGGACGATGGGGAAACTTTATGAATCAAGAGGCTTATGGAGAAGAAGTGAGCCGGTCTTTTTTAGAGTCGACCTTGCATTTACCTGATTTCATCGTTAATCAAATGTACATAAATGGTGTGTATCATCATCCAACTTTTTTATATGAATCGCTATGGAATTTGGCAGGCGTCGTTGTATTAATTTTGATAAGAAGAACAAGTCTGCGCACGGGTGAAATTTTCTTATCTTACCTTATCTGGTACTCAATAGGGCGTTACTTTATTGAAGGGATGAGAACCGACAGCTTAATGCTGACAGAAAGCCTGCGGATCGCACAAGTTATCTCTATTGCTTCAATTGCAGCGGCAATTGTGATTTGGATTTATAGAAGAAAAACAGGACAATCTGCTAAGAAGTATCTGGAGTCGTAA
- the hprK gene encoding HPr(Ser) kinase/phosphatase: MARVRTKDLLDTFDLELISGEEGINRPIVTSDLSRPGIELAGYFEYYPSERVQLLGTTEMSFFETLSPVERVNRMNDLCRDLTPCIIITRGYEIPDELIEASERESVPVMRSNSKTTRLFSHLTNFLESKLAPTTAVHGVLVDIYGVGVMITGKSGVGKSETALELVKRGHRLVADDCVEIRQEDQDTLVGNAPELIEHLLEIRGLGIINVMTLFGAGAVRSNKKISLVINLELWEKNKQYDRVGLDEEVIKIIDTNVTRLTVPVRPGRNLAVIIEVASMNFRLKKMGVNAAEQFSNRLNNTISGGRDDL; the protein is encoded by the coding sequence ATGGCGCGCGTTCGTACAAAAGATTTGTTGGATACATTTGATTTGGAACTAATTAGTGGGGAAGAAGGGATTAATCGTCCAATTGTCACAAGTGATTTATCTAGACCAGGTATTGAGCTTGCTGGATATTTTGAATACTATCCTTCTGAACGAGTACAGCTGCTTGGTACAACAGAGATGTCTTTTTTTGAAACGCTGAGTCCTGTTGAACGAGTGAACAGAATGAATGATTTATGTCGTGACTTGACCCCATGTATCATCATAACAAGGGGCTATGAGATCCCTGACGAATTAATTGAGGCTTCGGAGAGAGAATCGGTTCCAGTGATGCGTTCTAATTCGAAAACAACAAGGCTGTTCAGTCATTTAACAAACTTTTTAGAAAGCAAGCTAGCTCCAACGACTGCTGTTCATGGCGTGTTAGTGGATATTTATGGCGTAGGCGTTATGATTACAGGTAAAAGTGGTGTCGGTAAAAGTGAAACCGCTCTTGAACTAGTAAAAAGGGGTCATCGTCTTGTAGCCGATGATTGTGTGGAAATCAGACAAGAGGATCAAGATACCTTAGTCGGGAATGCACCTGAATTAATTGAGCACTTGCTTGAGATTCGCGGCCTCGGGATTATTAATGTCATGACACTGTTTGGTGCTGGTGCGGTTCGCAGCAATAAAAAAATATCCTTGGTCATTAACCTGGAGTTATGGGAAAAGAACAAACAATATGACCGGGTTGGTCTTGATGAAGAAGTGATCAAAATTATCGATACAAACGTTACGAGATTGACTGTGCCAGTCCGTCCTGGTCGAAATCTTGCGGTTATTATTGAAGTAGCTTCGATGAACTTCCGTTTGAAAAAAATGGGGGTCAATGCGGCTGAACAATTTTCAAATCGTCTAAATAACACCATTTCAGGTGGGCGCGATGATCTGTGA
- a CDS encoding N-acetylmuramoyl-L-alanine amidase family protein, with amino-acid sequence MKIMIDAGHGYQTLGKQTPDGMKEYSFNRSVAAHLKNYLKGFKDTYVYFAHSDLEDVPLRERTNKANTLSVDVYLSIHANAAGSGGWHAAKGIETYIYSSKPREAFALANGIQLDLVSATGLKNRGIKTAEFHVLRYTKCPSLLIECGFMTNHREAALLKSEIYRRTCATSIGTSIVQFYSLTKK; translated from the coding sequence ATGAAAATTATGATTGATGCTGGACATGGCTACCAGACTCTTGGAAAACAAACGCCTGATGGAATGAAGGAATATAGTTTCAATCGTTCTGTTGCCGCCCATTTAAAAAACTATTTAAAAGGGTTCAAAGATACTTATGTTTACTTTGCTCATTCAGATCTTGAAGATGTCCCACTTAGAGAAAGGACAAATAAGGCTAACACCCTTTCAGTTGATGTCTATCTGTCCATTCATGCCAACGCCGCCGGCAGCGGAGGCTGGCATGCTGCCAAAGGGATTGAGACCTATATCTATTCATCTAAACCACGTGAGGCATTTGCTCTCGCAAATGGTATACAACTCGACTTGGTTTCCGCTACAGGTCTCAAAAATCGTGGGATTAAAACAGCAGAATTTCATGTGTTACGATACACCAAGTGTCCTTCACTCCTAATTGAATGCGGCTTTATGACCAACCACCGCGAAGCTGCTCTGCTAAAATCCGAAATCTACCGCAGAACATGTGCTACTTCCATTGGAACAAGTATTGTTCAGTTTTATAGCCTTACTAAAAAATAA
- a CDS encoding DUF4097 domain-containing protein has translation MQEEKKKILQMVQEGLITVEEAYTILNELDKANKESEKKEENLLNELSTVVLNKETPKGNESLNKKVQFSKEKILGFVETAFQKIKDTDLDFNFGASQEINHIFQDLPRDLKEIEIEIANGKLAIETWDQPDIRIECAAKVYRSETQAQAREEFLKNVHFTNEEGRVRFHVLQKSVKVDTKIFVPVRHYESISIRLFNGGITGGSLLVDTLKTKTANGAITLQKVEGKTCDAETGNGKITINDSRLEIVEAESLNGAIVVNGHYKQIDAQSFNGQISCQVLEAACESIQAKSVTGSIQLQLPSGASADGELKSNLGSFNISLGGIDVIEEKSDVIQKVLKFKTQRNTLPSLHLFADTKTGAITVS, from the coding sequence ATGCAGGAGGAAAAAAAGAAAATACTTCAAATGGTACAAGAGGGACTAATTACGGTAGAAGAAGCTTATACAATTCTGAATGAACTGGATAAAGCCAATAAGGAAAGTGAAAAAAAAGAGGAAAATCTCCTCAATGAATTGTCTACGGTTGTTCTTAATAAGGAGACACCGAAGGGAAATGAGTCCTTAAATAAGAAGGTTCAATTTTCAAAGGAAAAAATCCTAGGGTTTGTTGAGACAGCATTTCAAAAAATTAAAGATACGGATTTGGATTTCAACTTCGGAGCGTCTCAGGAAATTAATCATATCTTTCAGGATCTGCCGCGAGACTTAAAGGAGATCGAAATAGAAATTGCTAACGGAAAGCTCGCAATTGAAACATGGGATCAGCCCGATATTCGAATTGAATGTGCCGCGAAGGTTTATCGTAGTGAAACACAGGCTCAAGCACGGGAAGAGTTCCTAAAAAATGTACACTTTACGAATGAAGAAGGCAGAGTTAGATTTCATGTTTTGCAAAAGTCAGTTAAAGTAGATACTAAAATATTTGTACCAGTTAGACACTATGAGTCTATTTCCATAAGATTGTTTAACGGTGGGATCACGGGTGGTTCATTACTGGTTGATACATTAAAAACTAAAACAGCAAATGGCGCAATCACTCTGCAAAAAGTAGAGGGAAAAACGTGCGATGCTGAAACGGGTAATGGAAAGATTACGATTAATGATTCACGTCTTGAGATTGTTGAGGCAGAGTCACTAAACGGAGCAATAGTGGTTAACGGTCATTACAAGCAGATTGATGCACAAAGCTTTAATGGGCAAATATCCTGTCAGGTGCTTGAAGCAGCTTGTGAATCGATTCAAGCCAAGTCTGTGACAGGTTCGATTCAGCTTCAGCTTCCATCAGGTGCCTCAGCGGATGGGGAGTTAAAGTCTAATTTGGGCAGCTTTAATATAAGTCTAGGCGGAATTGATGTCATTGAAGAAAAAAGTGATGTCATTCAAAAGGTACTTAAATTTAAAACCCAAAGAAATACGCTTCCAAGTCTACATCTTTTTGCCGATACAAAGACGGGTGCAATAACCGTATCATAA
- the uvrA gene encoding excinuclease ABC subunit UvrA: protein MAMDKITVKGARANNLKNIDVIIPRDKMVVITGLSGSGKSSLAFDTIYAEGQRRYVESLSAYARQFLGQLDKPDVDAIEGLSPAISIDQKTTSRNPRSTVGTVTEIYDYLRLLFARVGRPTCPIHHIEISSQTIEQMVDRIMEYPERTKLQVLSPLVAGRKGSHVKILEDVKKQGYVRVRIDKEMHDLSDEISLEKNKKHSIEVIIDRIVVKEGVEARLADSLESALKLGGGKVLIDVIGTDDELLFSEHHACPYCGFSIEELEPRMFSFNSPFGACPECDGLGIKREVDPELVIPNKDLTLKQHAIAPWEPTSSQYYPQLLETICKHFGIDMDVPVKELPKDQMDIILYGSKTEKIYFRYKNDYGRVHESYIAFEGVLKNIERRYKETSSDYTRDQMEKYLADRACPGCKGYRLKPESLAVLIQGQQISQTTSLSIEESLEFFANLELTEKEQAIAKLILREIKERLGFLANVGLEYLTLSRAAGTLSGGEAQRIRLATQIGSRLTGVLYILDEPSIGLHQRDNDRLIETLKNMREIGNTLIVVEHDEDTMLAADYLIDVGPGAGSHGGEIVAAGTPKEVMENPRSLTGQYLSGEKFIPLPVERRVSDGRFIEIKGAKENNLKNVNVKFPLGTFIAVTGVSGSGKSTLINEILHKALAQKLNRAKTKPGDFREIKGIDYLDKVIDIDQSPIGRTPRSNPATYTGVFDDIRDVFASTNEAKIRGYKKGRFSFNVKGGRCEACRGDGIIKIEMHFLPDVYVPCEVCHGKRYNRETLEVKYKGKNIADILEMTVEEANPFFENIPKIKRKIQTIYDVGLGYLQLGQPATTLSGGEAQRVKLASELHKRSNGRSFYILDEPTTGLHVHDIARLLEVLQRLVDNGDTVLVIEHNLDVIKASDYIVDLGPEGGDKGGTILTTGTPEEIMMFDGSYTGKYLKPIILRDQIRMENKIKAKEHESVQ, encoded by the coding sequence ATGGCTATGGATAAAATTACGGTTAAAGGAGCACGAGCCAATAACCTGAAAAACATTGACGTCATCATCCCGAGAGACAAAATGGTGGTTATTACAGGCTTATCTGGTTCAGGGAAATCATCGCTGGCATTTGATACGATTTATGCAGAGGGGCAGCGCCGCTATGTAGAATCACTATCTGCCTATGCCCGCCAATTTCTTGGACAATTGGATAAGCCCGATGTTGATGCGATTGAAGGACTATCACCAGCGATTTCTATTGATCAAAAGACTACCAGCAGAAATCCTCGATCGACAGTAGGAACTGTAACAGAAATCTATGATTACCTGCGTTTGCTTTTTGCACGAGTAGGAAGACCGACCTGTCCGATTCATCATATCGAGATTTCTTCCCAAACAATCGAGCAGATGGTAGACCGCATCATGGAGTATCCGGAACGAACCAAACTCCAAGTGCTTTCACCGTTGGTTGCAGGAAGAAAAGGCTCGCATGTGAAGATTCTTGAAGATGTGAAAAAACAAGGATACGTACGGGTGCGGATTGACAAAGAAATGCATGATCTCAGCGATGAAATCTCGCTCGAAAAAAACAAAAAACATTCTATAGAAGTAATCATCGACCGTATTGTTGTGAAGGAAGGGGTAGAAGCGAGACTTGCTGATTCCCTAGAAAGTGCTCTAAAGCTCGGCGGTGGCAAAGTCCTTATTGATGTGATTGGAACTGATGATGAATTATTGTTTAGTGAACATCATGCCTGTCCATACTGCGGTTTTTCAATTGAAGAACTGGAACCGCGTATGTTTTCCTTTAACAGTCCGTTTGGAGCTTGTCCGGAATGTGATGGCCTGGGAATTAAAAGAGAAGTGGATCCTGAGTTAGTCATCCCAAATAAAGACTTGACGCTAAAACAGCATGCAATCGCCCCTTGGGAGCCGACGAGTTCACAGTATTATCCACAGCTGCTTGAAACGATATGCAAGCATTTCGGAATTGATATGGATGTTCCAGTTAAGGAATTACCAAAAGATCAAATGGATATCATTTTATACGGCTCCAAAACGGAAAAAATCTATTTTCGCTATAAAAATGATTACGGACGGGTACATGAAAGTTATATTGCCTTTGAGGGTGTTTTGAAAAATATTGAGCGCCGCTATAAAGAAACCAGTTCTGATTATACCCGTGATCAAATGGAAAAATACTTAGCAGATCGTGCTTGTCCTGGTTGTAAAGGTTACCGGCTGAAGCCGGAAAGTTTGGCTGTTTTAATACAAGGGCAGCAGATTAGTCAAACTACATCACTCTCAATCGAGGAATCATTGGAGTTTTTTGCTAACCTGGAATTAACAGAAAAAGAACAGGCTATTGCGAAGTTGATCCTTCGAGAGATTAAAGAACGTCTTGGATTTCTTGCAAACGTTGGACTTGAATATTTAACGTTGAGCAGAGCCGCGGGAACTCTTTCCGGCGGAGAAGCGCAGCGTATCCGTCTGGCTACCCAAATTGGTTCACGTCTGACAGGTGTCTTATATATTTTAGATGAACCTTCTATTGGTCTTCATCAGCGTGATAACGACAGGTTGATTGAAACATTGAAGAATATGCGTGAAATAGGAAATACCCTAATTGTTGTCGAACACGATGAGGATACGATGCTTGCGGCAGATTACTTAATCGATGTTGGACCAGGAGCGGGTTCTCATGGAGGAGAAATAGTTGCTGCCGGCACTCCGAAAGAAGTAATGGAGAATCCTCGTTCTTTGACTGGTCAATATCTGTCCGGTGAAAAGTTCATACCGCTGCCAGTCGAACGCCGGGTTAGTGATGGACGATTTATCGAGATTAAGGGCGCGAAAGAAAATAACCTTAAAAATGTAAATGTGAAGTTTCCACTTGGAACATTCATTGCTGTGACAGGTGTTTCGGGTTCAGGGAAAAGTACCTTAATTAATGAAATTCTTCATAAAGCATTAGCACAGAAATTAAACCGTGCCAAAACGAAGCCAGGGGATTTCCGAGAAATTAAAGGCATTGACTATTTGGATAAAGTCATTGATATTGATCAATCACCCATTGGACGAACACCGCGGTCCAATCCGGCAACCTATACTGGCGTCTTTGATGATATACGTGATGTATTTGCTTCCACTAACGAGGCAAAAATCCGCGGGTATAAAAAAGGCCGCTTTAGTTTTAATGTCAAAGGCGGCCGGTGTGAGGCTTGCCGTGGAGATGGCATTATTAAGATTGAAATGCATTTCCTGCCTGATGTATATGTACCATGTGAGGTATGTCATGGGAAGCGTTACAATCGTGAAACATTGGAAGTAAAGTATAAAGGAAAAAACATCGCCGATATTCTGGAGATGACTGTCGAAGAGGCAAATCCGTTCTTCGAAAATATTCCGAAAATTAAACGTAAAATACAAACCATTTATGATGTGGGCTTAGGCTACTTACAGCTTGGTCAGCCGGCAACCACGCTTTCCGGCGGGGAAGCTCAGCGTGTGAAGCTTGCATCTGAACTTCATAAACGTTCAAATGGCCGCTCCTTCTACATTCTTGATGAGCCGACTACTGGTCTGCACGTACATGATATTGCAAGACTTTTAGAGGTATTGCAGCGTTTGGTTGACAATGGGGATACTGTTCTGGTGATCGAACATAATTTGGATGTTATTAAAGCTTCTGACTATATTGTTGACCTCGGCCCCGAGGGTGGAGATAAGGGTGGAACGATTTTGACAACCGGTACTCCTGAGGAAATTATGATGTTTGATGGATCATATACAGGAAAATATTTAAAACCAATCATCCTTCGTGATCAAATCCGAATGGAAAATAAGATAAAAGCAAAAGAGCATGAATCTGTCCAATAA